The segment GAATGCCCGCTGGGATAGGAGGCATTGTGGGGCTTGGGCAGGCAGGGGGTCAGGTCGGGATTGGTGACGTAGGGCCTGGGGCGGTCGAAATGTGCCTTGGCCGGGCCGATCAAGGCGTCGGCGGCCGTGCGCGTCATGTCGAAAAACGCCGCCGTCAGAGGCAGGTTGTCGGCGGTGAAGGCCGGGCCTATGGCGTCGGTGAACCGGAAGACGGTGCGTTTGGCATCGGCCTGGGCCAGGGCGACCTGTTCCGGGGTGCGGGATTTTTGCAGGGTCATGAGCAAGCGCATCTCCGCGCGCTGTATGGCCGATCCCACGACGGGCGGCGGCGGCAGCAGCCGGACGAAATCGATCTGTTGCGCTGTGAGGCC is part of the Solidesulfovibrio fructosivorans JJ] genome and harbors:
- a CDS encoding acid phosphatase, coding for MHRTRTYRLLAALLLLLLVPQTGLAKSQAFGLTAQQIDFVRLLPPPPVVGSAIQRAEMRLLMTLQKSRTPEQVALAQADAKRTVFRFTDAIGPAFTADNLPLTAAFFDMTRTAADALIGPAKAHFDRPRPYVTNPDLTPCLPKPHNASYPSGHSTFATVTSIILANMLPEHADAIYARAEVYRFNRELGGVHYPSDVAAGRIAGTVIAAFLFDDPVFMEAYARARAETRRVLGLPQ